Proteins from a genomic interval of Streptomyces sp. NBC_01445:
- a CDS encoding tannase/feruloyl esterase family alpha/beta hydrolase, with translation MRVPGTVPLFATALLALAASGPVPAGAATLSGGGGAHCAHQERVHVPGAAFQQNACLSDLTTVGLAGTPYTDTADQAGLTAKGTRNPAGIPGSQIDGYFPDDSKTNTTHGWQHDAQFVIRLPDHWNGGLVVTGSPGNRKQYSTDAAISDRVLAQGYAYAATDKGNTGPDFYRDGRRPGDAIAEWNNRTTQLTRAAKKAVAQRYGRAPHRTYMTGISNAGYLTRWQLENHPELYDGGVDWEGTLWTTDGPNPLTSLPTAVAYGLGKADDDDLYRVGFARGSEFLWAYHQKAYWGITQKIYRAEFDPSYDSKCPGPSAGSTTDELLAPCASDVSYDYAARPASVHRAVARVALSGRIGKPLITLQGDLDTLLPIAADADVYGRMVDDRGRGRLHRSYTVQDGTHTDGLYDTYPDRLRPVLPCYRSAFDLLTAWVEDGARPPADHTIARPASGDVVNSCSATAAAPAAATRP, from the coding sequence ATGCGCGTGCCCGGAACAGTCCCCCTCTTCGCCACCGCCCTGCTGGCGCTGGCCGCCTCGGGGCCGGTTCCCGCGGGAGCCGCCACATTGAGCGGCGGGGGCGGGGCCCACTGCGCACACCAGGAGCGGGTGCACGTCCCGGGTGCCGCCTTTCAACAGAACGCCTGCCTGAGCGACTTGACGACAGTGGGCTTGGCCGGAACCCCGTACACCGACACCGCCGACCAGGCGGGGCTCACCGCGAAGGGGACCCGCAACCCGGCCGGCATCCCGGGTTCGCAGATCGACGGGTACTTCCCGGACGACTCCAAGACCAATACGACGCACGGCTGGCAACACGACGCCCAATTCGTGATCAGGCTGCCCGACCACTGGAACGGCGGCCTCGTGGTGACCGGCTCACCCGGAAACCGTAAGCAGTACTCGACGGACGCGGCGATCTCCGACCGGGTCCTGGCCCAGGGTTACGCCTACGCGGCGACCGACAAGGGCAACACCGGGCCCGACTTCTACCGCGACGGAAGGCGCCCCGGCGACGCGATCGCCGAGTGGAACAACCGGACCACTCAACTCACCAGAGCGGCGAAGAAGGCCGTGGCCCAGCGCTACGGGCGGGCCCCGCACAGGACGTACATGACCGGGATCTCCAACGCCGGCTATCTGACACGCTGGCAGCTGGAGAACCATCCCGAGCTGTACGACGGAGGCGTCGACTGGGAGGGCACCCTCTGGACCACGGACGGCCCGAACCCGCTCACCTCACTGCCGACCGCCGTCGCCTACGGGCTCGGGAAGGCCGACGACGACGATCTGTATCGCGTGGGCTTCGCGCGCGGGTCCGAATTCCTGTGGGCCTACCACCAGAAGGCCTACTGGGGGATCACGCAGAAGATCTACCGCGCCGAGTTCGACCCTTCGTACGACTCCAAGTGCCCCGGCCCGTCGGCGGGTTCGACGACGGACGAGCTGCTCGCGCCGTGCGCGTCCGACGTCTCCTACGACTACGCGGCACGCCCCGCCTCCGTACACCGGGCCGTCGCGCGGGTCGCGCTGAGCGGGCGGATCGGCAAGCCGCTGATCACGCTCCAGGGCGACCTGGACACCCTGCTTCCGATCGCGGCCGACGCCGATGTGTACGGGCGGATGGTCGACGACCGGGGGCGTGGCCGCCTGCACCGCTCGTACACCGTGCAGGACGGCACGCACACCGATGGTCTCTACGACACCTATCCCGACCGACTGCGGCCCGTACTGCCCTGCTACCGGTCCGCGTTCGACCTGCTCACCGCGTGGGTGGAGGACGGCGCACGGCCGCCCGCCGACCACACGATCGCCAGGCCGGCGAGCGGCGACGTCGTCAACAGCTGCTCGGCGACGGCAGCGGCGCCGGCAGCGGCCACCCGCCCGTAG